From Helicobacter ganmani, one genomic window encodes:
- the serS gene encoding serine--tRNA ligase — MIDLKLLTNHFEEVMDKLSKRNIDAVFLNTLRESSLNYKQKKSALEELQATQNAKTKLFAKIKQEGGDINALKEECDLLKGQIALYSQEVELWENKLQEFSHNIPNIPDSKTPFGKDEKDNVEIKKVLEPTHFDFKPKEHWELAEQNGWIDFERGVKLAKSRFSVFMGMGAKLERALINYMLDFNSKCGFSEIGTPAVANAQTLFGTGQLPKFENDLFKISEFEEEESNEKNAKKGHELYLIPTAEVTLTNLYRDEILDEEELPLMLTAYTPCFRKEAGSAGRDTRGIIRQHQFDKVELVAITTPKESDMMQERMIACASKLLVSLGLPHRLVQLCGGDLGFCASNTVDIEVWLPGQNCYREISSISNTRDFQARRAKIRYKDSKKKNQLVHTLNGSSLAVGRTLVAIMENYQQKDGNIKIPLVLEPYLR; from the coding sequence ATGATTGATTTAAAACTTCTTACAAATCACTTTGAAGAGGTGATGGATAAATTGTCTAAACGCAATATTGACGCAGTGTTTTTGAATACATTGCGTGAAAGCAGTTTGAATTATAAACAAAAAAAATCTGCTTTAGAGGAATTGCAAGCCACGCAAAATGCCAAAACTAAGCTATTTGCCAAAATCAAACAAGAAGGGGGCGATATTAATGCGCTCAAAGAGGAATGCGATTTGCTAAAAGGGCAAATTGCGCTTTATTCCCAAGAAGTAGAATTGTGGGAAAATAAATTGCAAGAGTTTTCTCATAATATTCCTAATATTCCTGATTCTAAAACGCCTTTTGGAAAAGATGAAAAGGATAATGTTGAGATTAAAAAAGTATTAGAACCTACACATTTTGATTTTAAACCCAAAGAGCATTGGGAGCTAGCGGAGCAAAATGGGTGGATTGATTTTGAGCGTGGAGTGAAGCTTGCAAAAAGCCGCTTTAGCGTATTTATGGGGATGGGAGCGAAGTTGGAACGCGCACTTATTAATTATATGCTGGATTTTAACTCCAAATGTGGTTTTAGTGAGATTGGAACACCTGCAGTTGCGAATGCACAAACTCTCTTTGGCACGGGTCAGTTGCCAAAATTTGAAAATGATTTGTTTAAAATATCAGAATTTGAAGAAGAGGAATCCAATGAAAAAAATGCTAAAAAAGGACACGAGCTTTATTTGATACCTACAGCAGAGGTAACACTCACGAATCTTTATCGTGATGAAATCTTAGACGAAGAGGAATTACCTCTTATGCTGACGGCTTATACGCCTTGCTTTAGAAAAGAAGCGGGAAGTGCAGGGCGAGATACACGCGGAATTATCCGCCAACATCAATTTGATAAAGTAGAGTTGGTTGCGATTACAACACCAAAAGAAAGCGATATGATGCAAGAGCGCATGATTGCGTGTGCTTCAAAGCTTTTGGTTTCTTTGGGGCTTCCACATCGTTTGGTGCAGCTTTGTGGAGGGGATTTGGGATTTTGTGCAAGCAACACGGTGGATATTGAAGTATGGTTACCCGGACAAAATTGCTATCGTGAAATTAGTTCTATTTCCAATACACGCGATTTTCAGGCAAGACGCGCAAAGATTCGTTATAAAGATTCTAAAAAGAAAAATCAATTAGTCCATACCTTAAATGGTTCAAGCTTGGCTGTGGGGCGCACATTGGTTGCGATTATGGAGAATTATCAACAAAAAGATGGGAATATTAAGATTCCTTTAGTTTTAGAGCCTTATTTGAGGTAG
- a CDS encoding tetratricopeptide repeat protein has translation MPQNQENNQVIQLDDNFGVLDDILKKEPQESKPQNKIEKLLEFFNQHKKISVILAVLFGFFILGFIFLIGLVLTREVQPPQTQTNALPPIDFSIKKGEDIITDAENLEALIKKANFLYTNGNKLEALDLYNKISNYSEGLSNYNLGVAQMEEKSYLEALNSFQKAIDLGEDRVISSLNAAICSLYLQEPLKYRYYLQLAQTYLPKTGNLPIYSYLYALTNFYLGNYLEAFSSLIHPSSDYYQEETNQLLATMYAYFNNNYKAIDALNRNSTDPKTWFNLALLYARIGDYNEANKLLTQSIDTFGSTLESDIALMLVKLQLTEYSQAARLANKYSQNQEALDRNPYPIQITLRDDFFNIDVAQKRFWDNFIGQKLNAYNVLFYFASYKVFDAKEAFNVIQEGGINIRIENLQEAKEILLRGQTISRMNRNIANAILETLNGNIRNANALLLEVVNAYPNHSILHYNLGLNYAQMGNFDAAYQHFLRSFHLNPKDLYAGIFALITAKLTYRDTGRLESEIGREIVNFQGNAEEQEFIQALLNFARDGIPTPLQSLENKEDNVAIYYALDFAQGVQMNNQTLLVKSAEGLKRLYPNDPISNLLSLLAINYQDEPKSLALKLQNYYQDPKINRDSIYYGASVVREMYIEVAHIIGTLHYVQQDLDMRLITEQKDARGVIQALALTYLYLQEFEKSFTLYNSLIDDFKEQDTQTLFLGAVAAIGAGHIENASTLLQLSKLEAPTNYETRIANGILFLQEKNFSAAASQFTTIAASKLRSKYFDFKINTQQILQNP, from the coding sequence ATGCCACAAAATCAAGAAAACAATCAAGTGATTCAGCTTGATGACAATTTTGGTGTTTTAGATGATATTTTAAAAAAAGAACCACAAGAATCTAAACCGCAAAATAAAATTGAAAAACTTTTAGAGTTTTTCAATCAGCATAAAAAAATAAGTGTTATTTTGGCAGTTTTATTTGGGTTTTTTATACTTGGATTTATTTTTTTGATTGGTTTAGTTTTGACGCGTGAAGTTCAACCACCACAGACACAAACAAATGCCTTGCCACCCATAGATTTTAGTATTAAAAAAGGGGAAGACATTATTACAGATGCCGAAAACTTAGAGGCACTGATTAAAAAAGCAAATTTTCTTTACACTAACGGCAATAAACTAGAGGCATTGGATTTGTATAACAAGATTTCTAATTATTCTGAAGGGCTTTCTAATTATAATTTAGGTGTAGCGCAAATGGAAGAAAAATCCTATTTGGAAGCGTTAAATTCTTTCCAAAAAGCTATTGATTTAGGGGAAGATAGAGTGATTAGTTCGTTGAATGCCGCGATTTGTTCGTTGTATCTACAAGAACCCTTGAAGTATCGTTATTATCTGCAACTTGCGCAGACTTATCTTCCAAAAACAGGGAATTTGCCTATTTATTCCTATCTATATGCGCTGACAAATTTTTATTTGGGTAATTATTTGGAAGCTTTTTCTTCTTTGATTCATCCTTCTTCCGATTATTATCAAGAGGAAACAAATCAGCTTTTAGCCACAATGTATGCGTATTTTAATAACAATTATAAAGCCATTGATGCGTTAAATAGAAATTCTACTGACCCAAAAACTTGGTTTAATCTTGCTTTGCTTTATGCGCGCATCGGGGACTACAATGAAGCAAACAAGCTTCTAACGCAAAGTATTGATACATTTGGAAGCACTTTGGAATCCGATATTGCCTTAATGCTTGTGAAACTACAATTAACAGAATATAGTCAGGCTGCGCGGCTTGCAAATAAATATTCTCAAAATCAAGAAGCGTTAGACCGCAATCCTTATCCGATTCAAATCACTTTGCGTGATGATTTTTTTAATATTGATGTTGCACAAAAACGTTTTTGGGATAATTTTATAGGGCAAAAGCTCAACGCCTATAATGTTTTGTTTTATTTTGCCTCTTATAAAGTCTTTGACGCTAAAGAAGCTTTTAATGTGATTCAAGAGGGTGGCATTAATATTCGGATTGAGAATCTGCAAGAGGCAAAAGAGATTCTACTGCGCGGACAGACGATTTCAAGAATGAATCGCAATATTGCTAATGCGATTTTAGAAACGCTTAATGGAAATATTCGGAATGCTAATGCCTTATTGCTAGAAGTTGTTAATGCTTATCCCAATCATTCTATTTTGCATTACAATTTAGGACTAAATTATGCGCAAATGGGTAATTTTGACGCGGCTTATCAGCATTTTTTACGTTCTTTTCACTTGAATCCAAAAGACTTGTATGCAGGAATTTTTGCCCTTATCACTGCCAAATTAACCTATCGCGATACGGGGCGATTGGAAAGTGAAATTGGAAGAGAAATTGTCAATTTTCAAGGCAATGCCGAGGAGCAAGAATTTATTCAAGCTTTGTTAAATTTCGCAAGAGATGGTATTCCAACGCCTTTGCAGTCTCTTGAAAACAAAGAAGACAATGTTGCGATTTATTATGCTTTGGATTTTGCGCAAGGCGTGCAGATGAATAATCAAACCTTGCTTGTGAAATCTGCAGAGGGATTGAAACGGCTCTATCCTAATGACCCCATTAGCAATCTTTTATCGCTTTTGGCTATCAATTATCAAGATGAGCCTAAATCTCTTGCTTTGAAGTTGCAAAATTATTACCAAGACCCAAAAATTAACCGCGATTCCATTTATTATGGAGCGTCTGTTGTGCGTGAAATGTATATTGAAGTTGCGCATATTATTGGGACTTTGCATTATGTTCAGCAAGATTTGGATATGCGTCTTATTACCGAACAAAAAGACGCACGCGGGGTAATTCAGGCTTTGGCATTGACTTATTTGTATTTACAGGAATTTGAAAAATCTTTTACGCTTTATAACAGCTTGATTGATGATTTTAAAGAGCAAGATACGCAAACGCTCTTTTTGGGTGCGGTGGCTGCTATTGGCGCAGGACATATTGAAAATGCCTCTACACTTTTACAGCTTTCCAAATTGGAAGCGCCGACAAATTATGAAACAAGAATCGCAAATGGAATTTTATTCCTGCAAGAAAAAAATTTTAGTGCCGCCGCTTCGCAATTTACAACCATTGCCGCTTCTAAGTTGCGCTCTAAATACTTTGATTTTAAAATCAACACGCAACAGATTTTGCAGAATCCTTAA
- a CDS encoding NFACT family protein, with protein MNLLTLRKFAHYLKQTPPLKLRSIYRIADNLFKIDINGDLFFVDLSKGKSTIFITQETLLCSKVYQAPFDKSLQKYCFNSWIVDAKVDGNNRILQLVLETKNSYKTSQVVLQAEFTGKNTNLILLDSKNIVLDALRHLTKEQSFREVRITKPLLPLPQPTNTPMLKEEGELFATLENNFKILKAKDLQAKIAKSSAHLSQKIAQLQYHLESLEDRSTLENNAKKEAYLGQLILQNLYLYPDFKEREICLENEKILLPLQAHSLSHTAQIFFENSKKLAKKAKNIHLQTRNLEEKIFFYQKLLQMIQNVTNLNDLQILDSNLQKKSNIKEAKQKQKFFESFFIEGVKVSIGKNEKENIALLKVAKAEDIWLHIRGIPSSHCIIHCGKAKISDIILRKAAQILAGFTRDCDENYAVDYTKRKFVKITLGANVVYAKAQTIQLKKD; from the coding sequence ATGAATCTCTTAACATTGCGAAAATTTGCGCATTATTTAAAGCAAACGCCACCCCTTAAGCTGCGCTCTATTTATAGAATCGCGGACAATTTGTTTAAAATTGATATCAATGGCGATTTGTTTTTTGTGGATTTAAGTAAGGGCAAAAGCACGATTTTTATCACGCAAGAAACGCTCCTTTGCTCTAAAGTTTATCAAGCTCCTTTTGATAAAAGCTTGCAAAAATATTGCTTTAATTCTTGGATTGTAGATGCAAAGGTAGATGGTAATAATCGTATTTTGCAACTTGTCTTGGAAACCAAAAACAGCTATAAAACTTCCCAAGTCGTCTTGCAGGCTGAATTTACGGGTAAAAATACGAATCTGATTTTGCTAGATTCCAAAAATATTGTGTTAGATGCCCTGCGACATCTTACCAAAGAGCAGTCTTTTCGTGAAGTAAGAATCACAAAACCTCTTTTGCCGCTACCACAGCCTACAAATACGCCAATGCTGAAAGAAGAGGGAGAGTTGTTTGCCACACTTGAAAACAACTTTAAGATTCTAAAGGCAAAAGATTTGCAGGCAAAGATTGCCAAGTCTAGTGCGCACCTTTCCCAAAAAATAGCCCAATTACAATACCATTTGGAATCCTTAGAAGATAGGAGTACCTTAGAAAACAATGCAAAAAAAGAAGCTTATTTGGGGCAGTTGATTTTACAAAATCTTTATTTGTATCCAGATTTTAAGGAAAGAGAAATTTGCTTGGAAAATGAGAAAATTCTCTTGCCTCTGCAAGCGCATTCTTTGAGCCATACAGCGCAAATTTTCTTTGAAAACTCCAAAAAACTTGCCAAAAAAGCCAAAAATATTCATCTACAAACACGCAATTTGGAGGAAAAAATCTTTTTTTATCAAAAACTGCTTCAAATGATACAAAATGTAACAAATTTGAATGATTTACAAATTTTGGATTCTAATTTGCAAAAGAAATCTAACATAAAAGAAGCAAAACAGAAACAAAAATTCTTTGAAAGTTTTTTCATAGAGGGCGTTAAAGTCTCTATTGGTAAAAATGAAAAAGAAAATATTGCATTACTTAAAGTAGCGAAAGCAGAGGATATTTGGTTGCATATTCGTGGAATCCCAAGCTCGCATTGCATTATCCATTGCGGAAAGGCTAAAATTTCTGATATAATCTTACGCAAAGCCGCGCAAATTTTAGCAGGATTTACAAGAGATTGTGATGAAAATTACGCAGTGGATTACACTAAGCGTAAATTTGTTAAAATCACTTTAGGTGCAAATGTCGTTTATGCCAAAGCTCAAACGATTCAGCTTAAAAAGGACTAA
- a CDS encoding MATE family efflux transporter: MRDKIRFYSKERSHRILNIAIPSGLNSLLDIINLSIDLLMIGTFGASAIVAVGVSLNFIMLLFAFSTIIFVGNSALVSRFLGANDKKAANEVVMSLSFAAFVFSLPLMLSAFWGFEFFFAWIGIESQAHEIGSSYLSVVLFSVPLLLIKQVSISAFSAAGATKLPFYIKIVITLLNPIVKYTLIFGFLFVPALGVVGAAIGTLVVNFLETSALFSCLLFYKNSPISLKGRINFDYIKRAFIVGIPSGCERLFTLFAIIVMTKFVAFYGTYDLAGYQIATRIEGFAFMPGFGFMIAAMALMGQNLGAKKPLEAKYSTLNTLLLGGIFMGIVGFFMSVFAPFWSSFFSEDSATILASVHYLVPIGISQIAFAFICILDGALRGAGITKITLVINSIMIWGLRVVPCYFIATRGYPAIYIYLCICLETFLRAFVYWKIFQSGIWKNQKV; the protein is encoded by the coding sequence ATGCGCGATAAAATACGATTTTATTCCAAAGAGCGTAGCCATAGAATCCTAAATATCGCAATTCCCTCTGGTTTAAATTCGCTTTTGGATATTATTAATCTTTCCATAGACTTGCTAATGATTGGCACATTTGGAGCAAGTGCGATTGTTGCTGTGGGAGTGAGCTTAAACTTCATTATGTTGCTTTTTGCCTTTAGCACGATTATTTTTGTCGGAAATAGTGCTTTGGTTTCACGATTTTTGGGAGCAAACGACAAAAAGGCTGCTAATGAAGTAGTAATGAGCTTGAGTTTCGCCGCTTTTGTCTTTTCTCTGCCTTTAATGCTGTCTGCGTTTTGGGGCTTTGAATTTTTCTTTGCTTGGATTGGGATAGAATCCCAAGCACACGAAATCGGAAGTAGTTATTTAAGTGTCGTGCTTTTTAGTGTGCCTTTATTGTTGATAAAGCAAGTAAGCATTTCTGCATTTTCAGCAGCTGGAGCAACGAAGCTACCTTTTTATATTAAAATTGTCATTACACTTTTAAATCCCATTGTAAAATATACTTTGATTTTTGGATTCCTTTTTGTGCCTGCATTGGGTGTTGTGGGTGCAGCAATTGGAACTTTGGTGGTTAATTTTTTAGAAACCTCCGCTTTGTTTTCTTGCCTTTTATTTTACAAAAATAGCCCCATTTCGCTTAAAGGTAGAATCAATTTTGATTATATTAAACGCGCTTTTATTGTTGGAATCCCTAGCGGTTGTGAGCGTCTTTTTACGCTTTTTGCAATCATCGTGATGACGAAATTTGTCGCGTTTTATGGGACTTACGATTTAGCAGGCTATCAAATCGCTACGAGAATTGAAGGATTTGCTTTTATGCCCGGATTTGGTTTTATGATTGCTGCAATGGCACTTATGGGGCAGAATCTTGGAGCAAAAAAACCATTAGAAGCAAAATACTCCACCCTCAATACTCTACTGCTTGGCGGAATCTTTATGGGGATTGTGGGGTTTTTTATGAGTGTTTTTGCTCCCTTTTGGTCTAGTTTTTTTAGTGAGGATTCCGCTACGATTCTCGCAAGCGTCCATTATCTTGTGCCTATTGGAATCTCACAAATTGCTTTTGCGTTTATTTGTATTCTTGATGGTGCATTGCGTGGAGCGGGCATTACAAAAATCACGCTTGTGATTAATAGCATAATGATTTGGGGCTTGCGCGTTGTGCCTTGTTATTTTATTGCTACAAGAGGTTATCCCGCAATTTATATTTATCTTTGCATTTGTTTGGAAACTTTCTTGCGTGCGTTTGTGTATTGGAAAATTTTTCAAAGTGGTATTTGGAAAAACCAAAAAGTCTAA